In a single window of the Neoarius graeffei isolate fNeoGra1 chromosome 28, fNeoGra1.pri, whole genome shotgun sequence genome:
- the nanos2 gene encoding nanos homolog 1, translated as MPRVLLEADTGQAQVQALGVLQCCKVACINTARLVRFPLQHRDTDMQRDLTRRPAPAGDFSMWHDYLGLRAMVARLARAGALHEDQEERSWCPDATPGTSGSPGSQGLGQTSEKTVCGFCKQNGESAEIYTSHRLKARSGRVLCPILRSYVCPICGASGDAAHTRHYCPRRLAPLKCTP; from the coding sequence ATGCCCCGAGTCCTGCTTGAGGCAGACACGGGACAGGCGCAGGTTCAAGCCCTCGGAGTGTTACAGTGTTGCAAGGTCGCGTGTATAAATACAGCGCGGCTCGTGCGCTTTCCACTTCAGCACCGCGACACGGACATGCAGCGGGATTTGACGCGCCgacccgcccctgctggggactTCTCCATGTGGCACGACTACCTGGGTCTCAGAGCCATGGTGGCGCGGCTGGCACGCGCAGGTGCGCTCCACGAGGACCAGGAGGAGCGCTCTTGGTGTCCTGATGCCACCCCGGGAACTTCCGGTTCTCCAGGAAGCCAGGGCCTCGGGCAGACCTCAGAGAAGACAGTGTGCGGCTTCTGCAAGCAGAACGGAGAGAGCGCGGAGATCTACACCAGCCACCGGCTGAAGGCGCGCAGCGGCCGCGTGCTGTGTCCCATCCTGAGGAGCTACGTGTGCCCGATCTGCGGCGCCTCAGGCGACGCGGCGCACACCCGACACTACTGTCCCCGCAGGCTCGCGCCACTCAAGTGTACGCCCTAA